The following are encoded in a window of Arthrobacter sp. OAP107 genomic DNA:
- a CDS encoding type IV toxin-antitoxin system AbiEi family antitoxin domain-containing protein, translating into MDLEKYLLRRGGVAKRGDLVRAGFRRPVLEAAVDSGRLYRPLRGVYALNGADDCVLAAFRANGRLTCVSAARFYGLWALHTPQEVHLSCGNGVPKAGVVDHGPCRHAPDSGYPVAGLADVLLHAVKCLPELEALALVQSATGRGQITADFLRGRLIGNRNGRARGVLDLLIPRADSVLEILAHTHFVRAGLTVRMHVPLPGVGEVDCLVEECLVVELDGSTHFEPRQVKKDHRRNNAGMRGGFLTLRYYYDDVV; encoded by the coding sequence TCTGGTTCGCGCAGGGTTCCGTCGGCCCGTCCTTGAGGCAGCGGTGGATTCCGGCCGGCTCTACCGGCCGTTGCGGGGCGTCTATGCACTTAACGGCGCGGACGACTGTGTACTGGCCGCCTTCAGGGCGAACGGCCGGCTCACGTGCGTATCGGCGGCCCGCTTCTACGGGCTATGGGCCCTGCACACCCCGCAAGAAGTGCATCTGAGCTGTGGCAACGGGGTGCCAAAAGCCGGAGTGGTTGACCATGGCCCGTGCCGGCATGCGCCCGATTCCGGCTACCCAGTCGCAGGCCTGGCCGACGTGCTCCTGCACGCGGTGAAGTGTCTGCCGGAGCTTGAGGCGCTGGCGCTGGTGCAGTCAGCCACCGGCCGGGGGCAGATAACGGCCGATTTTCTGAGGGGAAGGCTCATCGGGAACAGGAACGGAAGGGCCCGCGGGGTACTGGATCTGCTGATACCGCGGGCGGATTCAGTGCTGGAAATCCTGGCCCATACCCACTTTGTCCGGGCGGGCCTCACTGTCCGCATGCATGTTCCCCTGCCAGGCGTAGGCGAGGTGGATTGCCTGGTTGAGGAGTGCCTTGTGGTGGAGTTGGACGGCTCCACTCATTTTGAACCCCGGCAGGTCAAGAAAGATCATCGGAGAAATAACGCTGGCATGCGCGGGGGCTTTCTCACACTGCGCTATTACTACGATGACGTCGTCTAA
- a CDS encoding trimeric intracellular cation channel family protein → MTFSFDTALAWLELAGIFFFAVSGSLLAARKQFDLMGSLLLASLVSLGGGVIRDIILNAGPPAAFSNPAYLVPPLLATGLVYFLFSSVQRYTSLLTLFDAAGLALFCITGTLKALAYGMNPVSAALLGVTTAVGGGLLRDITANEVPRLFDARDLYALPALLGAVLTAILWELRAFNPFSACAVAALVFAFRVVAWRRSWRIPLAVRGWHRLGLEPGNSRGRD, encoded by the coding sequence ATGACATTTTCTTTTGACACCGCCCTGGCATGGCTGGAACTGGCCGGCATCTTCTTTTTCGCAGTGTCTGGCTCGCTGCTCGCCGCACGGAAGCAGTTCGACCTCATGGGATCCCTGCTGCTCGCCTCCCTGGTCTCGCTGGGCGGCGGCGTGATCCGCGACATCATCCTCAACGCGGGTCCGCCCGCGGCGTTCAGCAATCCGGCCTACCTGGTGCCGCCGCTCTTGGCCACCGGGCTGGTGTACTTCCTGTTCTCCAGCGTGCAGCGCTACACCTCACTCCTCACCCTGTTCGACGCCGCCGGGCTGGCCCTGTTCTGCATTACGGGCACGCTGAAGGCGCTGGCATATGGAATGAACCCGGTCTCCGCGGCGCTGCTCGGGGTCACGACCGCGGTGGGCGGCGGCCTGCTGCGCGATATCACGGCCAACGAGGTACCCCGCCTGTTCGACGCCCGGGACCTCTACGCCCTGCCTGCCCTCCTCGGCGCCGTCCTCACCGCGATTTTGTGGGAACTTCGCGCGTTCAATCCCTTCTCGGCATGCGCGGTGGCGGCGCTGGTCTTCGCGTTCCGGGTGGTCGCCTGGCGCCGGTCGTGGCGCATCCCGCTGGCCGTCCGAGGGTGGCACCGGCTGGGTCTGGAACCCGGGAATTCGAGGGGCCGGGATTAG
- a CDS encoding CbiX/SirB N-terminal domain-containing protein has product MNSPILIACAHGTSNAQGAAEVNALRDAMAALRPGLDVREAYVDVQQPDLVDVVAGLPADPAASTLAADGGAAAGPASGVTSAPGAAVPRAGGEAGAAGASAVVVPLLLSVGYHVKVDIAKAVKSRPGTVAAAPLGPDPRLAALLDQRLREAGVTDNDSIVLAAAGSSNPNAAVSVEELAGQLGALRSNRIVPAYGASAKPSVPEAVAMLREEAAGGAGAGESAGGVSLGGRVVVASYLLAPGFFHDQLAKAGADLVTEPLLPSPVLAEIALERYDAALAAHSVNS; this is encoded by the coding sequence ATGAATAGCCCGATCCTGATCGCCTGCGCCCACGGAACCTCCAACGCGCAGGGAGCCGCCGAGGTCAACGCCCTCCGTGACGCCATGGCCGCGCTGCGTCCGGGGCTCGATGTCCGCGAAGCGTACGTGGACGTCCAGCAGCCCGATCTGGTCGACGTGGTGGCCGGGCTCCCCGCGGACCCCGCCGCGTCCACACTGGCGGCCGACGGCGGTGCTGCCGCCGGCCCAGCGTCCGGCGTCACCTCCGCGCCCGGTGCAGCAGTACCCCGGGCCGGCGGCGAGGCAGGCGCCGCCGGTGCCTCCGCCGTCGTCGTTCCATTGCTGCTCAGCGTGGGCTACCACGTGAAGGTGGACATTGCGAAGGCTGTTAAGAGCCGGCCTGGCACCGTGGCCGCGGCGCCGCTGGGCCCCGACCCCCGCCTCGCCGCCCTGCTGGACCAGCGGCTGCGGGAGGCCGGTGTTACGGACAACGATTCGATCGTCCTCGCCGCCGCGGGTTCCTCCAACCCGAACGCCGCCGTCAGTGTCGAGGAACTGGCCGGGCAGCTGGGGGCCCTGCGCTCCAACCGGATCGTGCCCGCATACGGGGCCTCGGCCAAACCCTCGGTGCCGGAAGCCGTGGCCATGCTTCGCGAGGAAGCCGCGGGCGGTGCCGGGGCAGGGGAGTCTGCCGGGGGAGTCAGCCTCGGCGGCCGCGTGGTGGTGGCCTCGTACCTCCTGGCGCCGGGCTTCTTCCACGACCAGCTCGCCAAGGCCGGCGCGGACCTCGTAACCGAGCCGCTGCTGCCCTCGCCGGTGCTCGCAGAGATCGCGCTGGAACGGTACGACGCGGCGCTGGCGGCCCACTCCGTCAACTCCTGA
- a CDS encoding nitrite/sulfite reductase, with protein sequence MTDTALAGASTDKPARPARASRPAAKPHGQWKVDGTTPLNANETWKQEDDGLNVRERIESIYAKEGFDAIPGQDLHGRFRWWGLYTQRKPGIDGGKTATLEPHELEDKYFMLRVRIDGGALTTEQLRVIGQISVDFARDSADLTDRQNIQLHWIRVEDIPEIWRRLESNGLSTTEACGDVPRVILGSPVAGIAKDEIIDPTPLIEELGERFIGNPLLSNLPRKYKTAITGHPSQDVVHEINDCALVGVRHPELGVGYDLWVGGALSTNPMLGKRLGAFVTPEQAADVWLGVTSIFRDYGYRRMRTKARLKFLLADWGPEKFRRILEDEYLGYKLADGPAAPKPSTPGDHVGVHEQKDGKFFIGATPIAGRLSGAQLVKLADTLEARGSYRLRTTPHQKIVVLDVEKNEVEPLVAELDALGLSARPSVFRRGTIACTGIEFCKLAIVETKVTAATAVAELERRLADLTESGQLPQALSLHINGCPNSCARIQTADIGLKGMMLPTPDGDPTPGFQVHLGGGLASTDREEAGLGRTVRGLKVYVADLPDYVERVVRKFVADRAEGQTFAEWAHAADEEALQ encoded by the coding sequence ATGACTGATACAGCTCTAGCCGGAGCGTCCACGGACAAGCCCGCGCGCCCCGCCCGTGCCTCCCGCCCCGCCGCCAAGCCTCACGGCCAGTGGAAGGTGGACGGAACCACCCCGCTTAACGCCAACGAAACCTGGAAACAGGAAGACGACGGCCTCAACGTCCGCGAGCGTATCGAGTCCATCTACGCCAAGGAAGGCTTCGACGCCATCCCCGGCCAGGACCTGCACGGCCGGTTCCGCTGGTGGGGCCTCTACACCCAGCGCAAGCCCGGGATCGACGGCGGCAAGACCGCAACGCTTGAGCCGCACGAGCTTGAGGACAAGTACTTCATGCTCCGCGTCCGGATCGACGGCGGTGCGCTGACCACCGAGCAGCTGCGCGTCATCGGCCAGATCTCCGTGGACTTCGCCCGCGACTCCGCCGACCTCACGGACCGCCAGAACATCCAGCTGCACTGGATCCGCGTGGAGGACATCCCCGAGATCTGGCGCCGCCTCGAGAGCAACGGCCTGTCCACCACCGAGGCCTGCGGCGACGTTCCGCGTGTCATCCTCGGCTCCCCGGTGGCAGGCATCGCCAAGGACGAGATCATCGACCCCACCCCGCTCATCGAAGAGCTGGGCGAGCGGTTCATCGGCAACCCGCTGCTGTCCAACCTGCCGCGCAAATACAAGACCGCCATCACCGGCCACCCGAGCCAGGACGTGGTGCACGAGATCAACGACTGCGCCCTGGTCGGCGTCCGCCACCCCGAACTCGGCGTGGGCTACGACCTGTGGGTGGGCGGCGCCCTGTCCACCAACCCGATGCTCGGCAAGCGCCTCGGCGCCTTCGTCACCCCGGAGCAGGCCGCCGACGTGTGGCTCGGCGTCACCAGCATCTTCCGTGACTACGGCTACCGCCGCATGCGCACCAAGGCCCGCCTGAAGTTCCTCCTCGCCGACTGGGGTCCGGAGAAGTTCCGCCGGATCCTCGAGGACGAATACCTCGGCTACAAGCTGGCCGACGGCCCCGCCGCGCCCAAGCCGTCCACCCCGGGCGACCACGTGGGCGTGCACGAACAGAAGGACGGCAAGTTCTTCATCGGCGCCACCCCCATCGCCGGCCGCCTCTCCGGCGCGCAGCTGGTGAAGCTCGCTGACACCCTCGAGGCCCGCGGCTCCTACCGCCTGCGCACCACCCCGCACCAGAAGATCGTGGTGCTGGACGTGGAGAAGAACGAGGTGGAGCCGCTCGTGGCCGAACTGGACGCCCTGGGCCTGTCCGCCCGCCCGTCCGTGTTCCGCCGCGGCACCATCGCCTGCACCGGCATCGAGTTCTGCAAGCTGGCCATCGTGGAAACCAAGGTCACCGCGGCCACGGCCGTCGCCGAGCTGGAACGCCGCCTCGCCGACCTGACGGAGAGCGGCCAGCTCCCGCAGGCCCTGTCGCTGCACATCAACGGCTGCCCCAACTCCTGCGCCCGCATCCAGACCGCGGACATCGGACTCAAGGGCATGATGCTCCCCACGCCCGACGGCGACCCGACCCCGGGTTTCCAGGTCCACCTGGGCGGCGGGCTGGCTTCCACCGACCGTGAAGAGGCAGGCCTCGGCCGCACGGTGCGCGGCCTGAAGGTCTACGTCGCAGACCTGCCCGACTATGTCGAACGGGTTGTCCGCAAGTTCGTCGCCGACCGCGCCGAGGGCCAGACCTTCGCCGAGTGGGCCCACGCAGCAGACGAGGAGGCACTCCAGTGA